The Streptomyces tendae DNA segment GAGTGACAGGGAATCGCTCATTCGAGTGACGGCCGTCCGTACGCCGCTGTCGTGATCCTGTGACACAAGTGTGACCGCGCGCGTTCCGGCCCCTCGGCTTCCGGTGCGGACTTCCGTGCTCGCGGAGCAGGGCATAGCGTGGCCGCATGGCACCCATTCCGACACCCCCCGCGGAACCTCAGGACAGTCCGGACGCCTACGTCGGCCTCACCGCCGACCGGGCCGAACACCTCGCGCGCGAGCGCGGCTGGTCCGCGGTGCGGGCACTGGCGCCGGGGACCGTGATCACCATGGAGTACCGCGTGGGTCGGCTGAACTTCGAGGTGAAGGACGGCCGGGTGGCGCGGGCCTGGAAGGGCTGAGGGACGGCGAAGGCCCCGGTCCGTGAGGGGACCGGGGCCTTCGCCGTGCTCGGACCGTCAGGGGCGCGGAGCCGGTGTCGTACCGCGCGGGTGGCGCTCCGTGTGCTGCGGGCGCCGGCTGCCCGCGGGCGTCACCGGGGAGCGCTCGGCGCGGCTGGTGTGCGGGCCGGGCGCCAGGTAGACGGGCGACCGTGCCGCGCGGCCGGCCGGGACCGTCTCGTGCGCCGTCGTCTCGGCGCGCTCGGCGAGCGGCCTGAGCACGACGGGCCGGCCCGCGGGGGCGGGTACCCGGGCCGGGGTGCGGCGGCGGTCACGCAGACGGTCGCGCACGGCCAGGATGCGGGCCTCGGCCCAGGTGATCACCGGCTCGAACCATGGCAGCGCCAACAGGATCAGCAGGCCCGCCACCCAGCCCAGCAGCACGTCGCTCAGCCAGTGCGTCCCGATGTAGACGGTGGACATGCCGACGCCGAGGGAGGTCACCGCGGAGAGTGCGGACAGCCAGCGGCGGGCCCGCGGAGTCGAGGCCAGATAGGCCAGAATGCCCCAGGTCACCACGGCGTTCGCGGTGTGACCGCTGGGAAATATATCGCCGCCGAGCCACATCTCGTTCGAGCCGATCTCGGTCGCGTAGTGCGGCCCGAGTCTTCCCATGCCGTACTTGGCGGCGCCCACGGTGATGTTGAGCAGCAGCAGGGAGGCACCGAGGGCGAGCAGCGGACGCAGGGTGTGCTGCCGCCAGGAGCGCCAGCCCAGCCAGGCGGCGACCATCACGGCGGTGGGGCCGCGCTGGCCGAGCACCACGTAGTAGTCGACGAAGGCGTGCAGCTCCGGCCACTGCTGGTAGGGGCGGAAGAACATCACCTGCCAGTCCAGACGGACCAGCCAGGAGGTGACCACCACGGCCCACACGATCGCCCCGTAGAAGGCCAGGGTGGCGCCGAGGAGCACCATCCGGTGCCGGCTCATCCGCGGCATGCCGACGTGAGCCGGTCGCTCCGGCTCACGGTCCAGCCTCGCGAACACCCGGTCCAGACGGGTGTGACTCCGTTCGGTACGCACCCAATCGACGTTACAGCGAGTGAGTGCGCAACCCTGACGATTCAGCGTCTTTGTGATGACGATGTGATGTGGCATTCCTCTCAGCCGCGCCTTTATTTCCGGCGAATCCGAACCCCCGCACGTAATTGTTTTGCTCATGCAGTGCGCCCGGATTATCGGGCTTATGAATTGGTTCACCGGGGGCTCGTGCGGAATTTCCGTGGTGCTCACCGCCCGGCCGCACGGCGGGTCAGGGCGGCCCGGACCCGTTCAGCCAGAAGGCGCCGTACACCGCCGAGGCCGCCGCGACCGCCCCCACGACCCGCACCAGGCGGTGCGTCCGGGCCCGTGCCAGGAGCAGGGCGAGCGGCAGCAGCAGGGGGAAGGCGGGCATCAGCAGCCGCGGCTTGGAGCCGAAGTAGCTGGACGCGCACAGGGCCAGCGCGGTGACCACACCGGCGTACACCAGCAGCGGGAGCGGCTGCCGCTGCCGCACGCAGAGCACGTAGAGCCACACCACCAGGCCCACACCGGCCAGCAGCGCCACGCCGGCGAGCGCCGACGGAAAGGAGGTGAACCTGGCGGCGGCGAAGCGGGCGAAGGCGTAGCCGCCGTCGAAGCCGTTGCGCCAGCCCGCCTGGACATCGAGATATCCCAGGAGGCCGTTCCCGGTCCGGTGGCCGACCCACAGGACGTAACCGGCGGCTCCGAGGGGCGCGAGCAGCATCCCGGCCACCCGGCGCAGGCGGACACCGGGGGCGCCCGGCCCGTCCGGCGCGCCGCCGGGGGCGCCCGTGCGCGGGCTGGCCGCCGGCGTACCGGCGCGAGCGTCCTCGCGTGCGCCGTCCCCCGGCAGCGCACTGCCGCCCCCCACGAAGGAGGTGCCGTCCGGCGCCGGTCCGCCGCGCTCCCGCAGGAAGGCGACGACGCCCGCCGCCCACACCGCCGCGACCACCGCGAGCCCCACCGGCCGGGTCAGCCCCGCCAGCCCCGCCAGCACACCCGCCGTCACCCAGCGCCCGGTCAGCACCGCGTACAGCGCCCAGGCCGCGAGCGCCGTGAACAAGGACTCGCTGTACGCCATCGACTGCACGATCCCGACCGGCAGCACCGCCCACAGCAGCACCGCGCACACCCCGGCCCGCCGCCCGTACACGTGGTCGGCCACCGCGAAGATCCCCCAGGCCGCGGCCAGTGAGGCGAGCAGGCTCACCACGAAGCCGCCGTCGGCGTACGACAGCGGGGACACCGCCGCCGCCAGCCGCTCCAGCCACGGAAGCAGCGGGAAGAACGCCAGGTTGGAGTGCACGTCGCCATTGGGCAGCCGCACCTCGTAGCCGTACCCCAGCTCGGCGACCCGGGTGTACCAGAGGGAGTCCCAGCGGGCGGTCAGCAAGGTGTACGCGCTCTTGCCGCGCGCCTCGCTCCACAGGGCCAGGACGACCAGACCCAGGGCACGCACGGCGGCGTACCCGAGGAGAGCCGGGGCGGCCCGGCGCAGTGCTCCGGGGCGGGCCACGGCGGCGCGCGTCTCGAGATCGTTCACGCGCCGATTATCGACCCGGCCCGGAACCGGACCGCCCGCGGTGACGTGTGAACCGGACGAGGGGAGTGGTGTACGCCACACCGATTCGCCGTGACGGTGAGAGGCCCGCCACTCGACCTCAGCGTTCCCTCGCGTACTCTGACGTGTCACTCGCCGTTCGCTGCCCGGGCCGGGGACGACCGCTTCTCTCCGGCCGAGTCACGGGGGAGTCCCCCACCCCGTGAGCCCGCCGTACCGCGAGGGAACATCTGGGAGGTACGTACATGTCCGGGACGACCACGGCCGCCGCGCTGCGCCGTAGGGCGGCCGGGGCCGGTGCCAACCGCTGGGTGGTGCTCGTCGTCCTCTGCGTCAGCCTGCTGCTGGTCGCCGTCGACGCCACCGTGCTGCACGTGGCGGTCCCCGCCGTCACGGAGGACCTCAAGCCCGGCGCCGTGGAACTGCTCTGGATCGTCGACGCCTACCCGCTGGTCTGCGCCTCGCTGCTGATCCTTTTCGGCACCCTGGGCGACCGGGTCGGCCGCAGACGCGTCCTCCTCCTCGGCTACACCCTGTTCGGCGTGGCCTCGGCCCTGGCGGCCTTCGCGGACAGCGCCGAGCTGCTGATCGCGGCACGGGCGCTGCTCGGCGTCGGCGGCGCGATGATCATGCCTGCCACGCTGTCGATCCTGCGCCAGGTCTTCCCCGACCGACGCGAGCGGGCGCTCGCCATCGGCATCTGGAGCGCCGTCGCCGCCGTGGGCGCCGCGGTCGGTCCGCTGCTCGGCGGCTTCCTGCTGGAGCACTTCTGGTGGGGCTCGGTTTTCCTGGTCAACATCCCGCTGATGCTGGTCAGCCTCCCCGTCGGGCGGCTCCTGCTGCCCGAGTCGAAGGGCGACGGCAGCGGCCCCTGGGACGTGGTCGGCGCGCTCACGGCCGCCGCCGGTCTCTTCGCGGTGGTCCTCGGCGTGAAGCAGCTCGGCGGTGGGGAGACCGGCCCGGGCACCTTCCTGCCGCTGGTCGCCGGAGTGGCCCTGCTGGCGGTGTTCGTACGCCGGCAGCGCCGACGCGCGCACCCCCTGATCGACCTGCGGATGTTCGCCCGGCCCGCGTTCAGCACCTCGGTGGGCTGCATCGTGCTGGCGATGCTCGCCCTGGTCGGCCTGGAGCTGATCGCGGCGCAGTACCTCCAGCTCGTGCTGGGACTGTCCCCGCTGGAGACCGGGCTGCGGCTGCTGCCGCTCACCGTCGCCGCGATGGCGGCGGGACTGGCCGGGGCGCGGGCGCTGCGCCGGTTCGGCCCGCGGCGCATGGTCTCCTTCGGCTTCTGTCTCACGGCCGGGGCGGTGGTGATGCTGACCGCGATGGGCGGCCAGGACAACGCCCCGCTGCTGCTCGGCGGTTTCGTCCTGCTCGGCTTCGGCCTGGAGACCACCCTGTTCGGCGCCTACGAGTCGATGCTCAGCGAGGCGCCGCAGGAGCAGGCCGGCGGGGCGGCGGCGATCGGCGAGACCTCCTACCAGCTCGGTGCCGGCATCGGCATCGCGCTGCTCGGCAGCGTGATGAACGGGGCCTACGCGCCCGGCCTCGCCCAGGTCCCCGGGGTGCCCGCCCCGGCGTCCGACGCGGCGGCGCACTCGCTGGGTGAGGCGTACGAGGTGGCGGCGCGGCTCGGCGGCCCGGCGGGGGAGGCGCTGCGGCTCGCGGCGCGCCAGTCCTTCGTGCACGGGCTGCACGTGACGCTGCTGGTCAGCGCGGGCCTGCTGCTGGCCGGAGCGGCGATGGCGCTGCGGCTGCCGCGGGTGATGCAGTGCGAGACCGCCCCCGGGGTTCCTTCCGGGACCGCCCCCGGCACCCCCTCCGGGACCACTCCCACGACCGGTTCCGGGGCAGCCCCGGAGACCACCGCGAAGGCCGGCCCGGGCGGCAGCCCCGCGCAGATGCCCGCACCCCGGAAGGCCGCCGAATCCCGCGGTCCCGGCCTGAGGGTGTGAGCCACGCCCGCACCGCCCGGGGTGGACGCCGGAAGGCCGGCGTCGTAACGTCGCCCCGAGCCTGACTAGCAGTGCTAGTCGTGCACGTCGACGTTCCGGCTGACCAGCCCCCGGAGGGTGCCCCCATGTCCGCGTCCGCGAAGCCGCCCGCGTTCGATCCCGCCGACCCTCTCGGCCTCGACGACCTGCTGGAGCCGGAGGACCTGGCGATCCGGGACACGGTGCGCGGCTGGGCGGCGGACCGCGTGCTGCCGTACGTCGCCGACTGGTACGAAAAGGGCGAGCTGCCCGGCATCCGGGACCTGGCCCGGGAGCTCGGCGCGCTCGGCGCGCTCGGCATGTCCCTCGACGGCTACGGGTGCGCGGGCGCGAGCGCCGTGCAGTACGGGCTGGCCTGCCTGGAGCTGGAGGCTGCCGACTCCGGGATCCGCTCCCTGGTCTCCGTGCAGGGCTCGCTCGCCATGTACGCCGTCCACCGCTTCGGCAGCGAGGAGCAGAAGCGGCACTGGCTGCCCCGGATGGCCTCGGGCGAGGTCATCGGCTGCTTCGGGCTCACCGAACCCGACCACGGCTCCGACCCGGGCTCGATGCGCACCTACGCCAAGAAGGACGGCGCCGACTGGGTGCTCAACGGCCGCAAGATGTGGATCACCAACGGCTCCGTGGCCGGGGTCGCCGTGGTGTGGGCGCAGACCGACGACGGCATCCGCGGTTTCGCCGTGCCGACCGACACCCCGGGCTTCTCGGCCCCGGAGATCAAGCACAAGTGGTCCCTGCGCGCGTCCGTCACCAGCGAACTCGTGATGGACGACGTACGGCTGCCCGCCGACGCGGTGCTGCCGGAGGTGACCGGGCTGAAGGGCCCGCTGAGCTGTCTGTCGCACGCCCGGTACGGGATCGTGTGGGGGGCGATGGGCGCCGCGCGGAGCAGCTTCGAGGCGGCGGTCGACTACGCGAGGACCCGGGAGCAGTTCGGGCGGCCCATCGGCGGCTTCCAGCTCACCCAGGCCAAGCTCGCCGACATGGCGGTGGAACTGCACAAGGGGATCCTGCTCGCCCACCATCTGGGGCGGCGGATGGACGCCGGCCGCCTGCGTCCCGAGCAGGTCAGCTTCGGCAAGCTCAACAACGTGCGCGAGGCCATCGACATCTGCCGCACGGCCCGGACGATCCTTGGGGCCAACGGGATCTCGCTCGAGTACCCGGTGATGCGGCACGCGACGAACCTGGAGTCGGTCCTCACCTACGAGGGCACCGTCGAGATGCACCAGCTCGTGCTGGGCAAGGCGCTCACCGGAATCGACGCGTTCCGGTAGGACCACGCCTGCGGGGGCGGGGCCGGCGAGCGGCCCCGCCTCAGCTCTGGTTGAAGAAACCGTCGGTGCGGTGGGCGGCCGGTTCGCCGCTGACCACCTCGGTGTCGGCCGGGCTGAGCAGGAAGACCCGGTTGGACACCCGCTCGATCGAGCCGCGCAGACCGAAGATCAGGCCCGCCGCGAAGTCGACGACGCGCTTGGCGTCGGTGGCGTCCATGGCCGTGAGATTCATGATGACCGGCACGCCCTCGCGGAACAGCTCACCGATGGCGCGGGCGTCCCGGAAGCTGTCCGGGGTGATCGTGCCGATCCGGCGGCCCCGCTCCTCGGCGGCGTCAGCGGCCACCTTGACCCGCGGATCGGTGACCCAGGCCTCCCCGGGCTCGGTCCCGTCGGAGTAGTCGTCGTCGTAGTAACGCTCGTCTTCGTTGTCGTCGACGAGGCCAAGCCAGGCACTCGCCTTGCGTACCGATCCCATGGACGCCTCCTCTCACAGCGGTCTTTCGTGCTTTCCGCATCCCTATGGTCGTCCATGATGCGGAGGGTGCGCCAAGTGGATAGACGCCGCGCGGGGGGTTTGTGACGGTACTGGTGCACAGCGAATCCGTCGAGAGTCCTGGTTTCCCAAGGGCCCTGACGTAAACGGCTGCTGACTGTGAGTGAAATATGATTCTACGCGGCGTACGGGTGATGAAGGGCGCATACGGGTGAACGCCGTGACCGATACGATGCCGCCGCTGAACGTCGCACGCATGCACGGGGGAACGTCGTGTTCGGAATCGTCAGGCCCTGCCGTCACCGGCTGGGCGAGAAGTTCACCGCCCAGTGGACGGCCCACCTCTGCGGTCTGTGCCTGGCGCTGCGCGGGGACCACGGACAGCTCGCGCGGATCGTCACCAACTACGACGGACTGCTTGTCTCCGTCCTGACGGAGGCTCAGTCGGACGTCGGCGGCGCGAAACGGCGCACCGCGGGGCCCTGTCCGCTGCGCGGCATGCGCACCGCCTCCGTCGCCCACGGTGAGGGCGCGCGGCTGGCCGCGGCCGTCTCCCTCATCCTGGCCTCCGCCAAGGTGCGCGACCACGTCGCCGACGGGGACGGGCTGCTGGCCCGCCGTCCGGTGGCGGTCGCCGCCCGCCGGGTCGCGGCGAGCTGGGACCGGGCGGGCGCCCGGACCGGCTCCGACCTCGGCTTCGACACCGCGGTCCTCGTCGACGCGGTGGACCGGCAGACCGGCATCGAGACCCTGGCCGGATACGGCACCCCGATCCTCACCGTCACCGAGCCGACCGAGACCGCGACCGCGGCGGCCTTCGCGCACACCGCGGTGCTGGCCGGACGGCCCGGCAACGCGGCGCCGCTCGCGGAGGCGGGGCGGCTCTTCGGGCGCCTCGCGCACCTGCTGGACGCCGTGGAGGACCGGGAGGCCGACGCCGCCTCCGGCGCGTGGAACCCGCTCACCGCCACCGGCACCCCGCTCGAGGAGGCCCGGCGGCTCGCCGACGACGCGGTGCACGGTATCCGCCTCGCCCTGAGCGAGGCCGAGTTCACGGACGGCGGTCTCGCCCACCGGCTTCTCGTGCATGAACTACCCGACTCCGTCCGACGTGCCTTCGGTACGCCCTCCTGTGCCCACGGTTCGCACCCTTACGCCCCTCCTGGTGCTCCGGGCGCCCCGACGCCCCCCGAGCCGCCGCGCCGCGACCGGCGCGGGCTGCTGGCGGGGTGCGCCGTGTGGCTGGGACTCGCCTGTACGTGCCAGATGTGCTGCGGGACCTACGAGGATCCGTGGACGCGGGAGCGCAAGGAAGGCTGTGCCAACAACTGCGACTGTGACTGCTGCGAGTGCTGTGACTGCTGCAACTGCTGTGGGGAGGACGGCGGGTGCGGCGGGTGCGACTGCGGGTGCGACTGCTGAGCGGGAGGCGGGTGTCGCCGGGCGGGTGCCGTGCGGCACTGAGCGGAATCCAGCCATCCTTTTCCTTGTTCGACCGGTCGACACCGGGGCGTGACGACCGGTAACGCGATGTCGGGCGGGGAGCAACTCGACTACTCGTCCCTAAAGCACAGGCCAAAAGGCACCCTTGCGCCGAACGGTCGGTCGGCCGAATACTCGCCGCAGCGCTTGTCAGGGGCACGTCGGATTCGGAATCCGAACGCGTCGGGTCTCCTGACTGCGCCTCACGGGCCCACAAACCCCACGAGGGCCCCCTACTTCCTTTGTGGAGGAACGAAAAGTGAGGATCAAGCGCACCACCCCTCGCAGCGGCATCACGAGACGGACTCGGCTGATCGCCGTCTCCACCGGCCTCGTGGCCGCCGCCGCAATCGCGATCCCCAGCGCGAACGCGGCCGACACCCCCACCACCTTCAGCTCTTCCGCGCTCAAGAGCGCGAGCAGCTCGGTGCTGAAGGCCGACATCCCGGGCACCGCCTGGGCCGTCGACAGCAAGACCAACCGGGTCGTCGTGACCGTCGACAGCACCGTCTCCCAGGCCGAGATCAACAAGATCAAGCAGCAGGCCGGGGACAACGCCGAGGCGATCACCGTCAAGCGCACCCCGGGTCAGTTCACCAAGCTCATCCAGGGCGGCGACGCCATCTACGCGAGCAGCTGGCGCTGCTCCCTCGGCTTCAACGTCCGCAGCAGCAGCGGGGTCGAGTACTTCCTGACCGCCGGTCACTGCACCGACGGCGCGGGCACCTGGTACTCCAACTCCGCGCGCACCACGGCCATCGGCACGACGGCCGGATCCAGCTTCCCGGGCAACGACTACGGCATCGTCCGGTACACCGGCTCCGTCAGCCGGCCCGGCACCGCGAACGGCGTGGACATCACCCGCGCGGCCACCCCGAGCGTGGGCACCACGGTCATCCGTGACGGCTCCACCACGGGTACGCACAGCGGCCGGGTCACCGCGCTCAACGCGACCGTCAACTACGGCGGCGGCGACATCGTCTCCGGTCTCATCCAGACCACGGTCTGCGCCGAGCCCGGCGACTCCGGCGGCGCGCTCTACGGCAGCAACGGCACCGCGTACGGTCTGACCTCCGGCGGCAGCGGCAACTGCTCCTCCGGCGGTACGACCTTCTTCCAGCCGGTGACCGAGGCCCTGAGCGCCTACGGGGTCAGCGTCTACTAGGACGTCCTCCGGCGACGCCGGTCCCCGTGGCTCCGTCAGGAGCCGGCAGCCCGACGAGCCCCCGCACGCGATCCGCGTGCGGGGGCTCGTCCCTGTCCGGGGCCGGCGTCGCAACCGGTGCGGACGCAACGCCCGCCCGTCGCACCCCGGCCGGATCCCGGCCGCGAGGGGGCGATTTTCGGCCACACCGCGAACGGGTGGGCTGTACCGGGAGTTACGCCGGTGTGCCGTTTGCAGTGCGAACCGCCGCCCGTGTCCATGAACTGTCAGGACATAGAGGACGCACGCCTCTTGTCGTACGCGCGTCCTGAAGTCGACCTTGTGTGCTCCCTGTGAGGTTCGGAAGAGTGGGCGCCGTTCAACCGGCACGGGCGTGGCTTTTGTTGTGCGTCACCCCCGTGGCCGTACGCCTTCCGGTCCGGTGGGGTCCCCACAACCACCCCGGGCCGTCCCCCCACAGGAGGACGTGAGTTGAAGCACCGACGCATACCCAGGCGCCGTGCCGTCATGGCGGGTGCGGGCATCGCCGCACTGGCCGCGGGCGCGGTCACCTTCCAGACTGCGAACGCCAGCGAGGTCCCGGCCGGCGCCGCGCCCCGCACCCTCTCGGTCCAGGCGGCCGGAAATCTCGCCTCGACGCTGCTCCAGGACCTGGGCACCGACGCGGCGGGAACGTACTACGACGCGAAGACCAAGAGCCTCGTGGTGAACGTGCTCGACGAGACCGCGGCCGAGGCCGTCACGTCGGCCGGGGCGCAGGCGAGAGTCGTGGCGAACTCCCTCGCCGATCTCAGGAGCGCGCGCACCACCCTCCAGCAGGACGCCACGATCCCGGGCACCTCCTGGGTGACCGACCCGGTCTCCAACAGGGTCGTCGTCACGGCGGACCGCACGGTCTCCGAGGCCGAGTGGGCCAAGCTCACCCAGGTCGTCGAGGGGCTCGGCGCCAAGGCCGAACTCAAGCGCACCAAGGGCGAGTACAAGCCCTTCGTCGCGGGCGGCGACGCCATCACCGGCAACGGCGGGCGCTGCTCGCTCGGCTTCAACGTGACCAAGGGCGGCGAGCCGCACTTCCTCACCGCGGGCCACTGCACCGAGGGCATCTCGACGTGGTCGGACTCCTCGGGCAACGTGATCGGTGAGAACGCCGCGTCCAGCTTCCCGGGCGACGACTACGGCCTGGTCAAGTACACGGCCGACGTGGCCCACCCGAGCGAGGTGAACCTCTACG contains these protein-coding regions:
- a CDS encoding MFS transporter → MSGTTTAAALRRRAAGAGANRWVVLVVLCVSLLLVAVDATVLHVAVPAVTEDLKPGAVELLWIVDAYPLVCASLLILFGTLGDRVGRRRVLLLGYTLFGVASALAAFADSAELLIAARALLGVGGAMIMPATLSILRQVFPDRRERALAIGIWSAVAAVGAAVGPLLGGFLLEHFWWGSVFLVNIPLMLVSLPVGRLLLPESKGDGSGPWDVVGALTAAAGLFAVVLGVKQLGGGETGPGTFLPLVAGVALLAVFVRRQRRRAHPLIDLRMFARPAFSTSVGCIVLAMLALVGLELIAAQYLQLVLGLSPLETGLRLLPLTVAAMAAGLAGARALRRFGPRRMVSFGFCLTAGAVVMLTAMGGQDNAPLLLGGFVLLGFGLETTLFGAYESMLSEAPQEQAGGAAAIGETSYQLGAGIGIALLGSVMNGAYAPGLAQVPGVPAPASDAAAHSLGEAYEVAARLGGPAGEALRLAARQSFVHGLHVTLLVSAGLLLAGAAMALRLPRVMQCETAPGVPSGTAPGTPSGTTPTTGSGAAPETTAKAGPGGSPAQMPAPRKAAESRGPGLRV
- a CDS encoding I78 family peptidase inhibitor; the protein is MAPIPTPPAEPQDSPDAYVGLTADRAEHLARERGWSAVRALAPGTVITMEYRVGRLNFEVKDGRVARAWKG
- a CDS encoding cell division protein SepF; amino-acid sequence: MGSVRKASAWLGLVDDNEDERYYDDDYSDGTEPGEAWVTDPRVKVAADAAEERGRRIGTITPDSFRDARAIGELFREGVPVIMNLTAMDATDAKRVVDFAAGLIFGLRGSIERVSNRVFLLSPADTEVVSGEPAAHRTDGFFNQS
- a CDS encoding acyl-CoA dehydrogenase family protein; this encodes MSASAKPPAFDPADPLGLDDLLEPEDLAIRDTVRGWAADRVLPYVADWYEKGELPGIRDLARELGALGALGMSLDGYGCAGASAVQYGLACLELEAADSGIRSLVSVQGSLAMYAVHRFGSEEQKRHWLPRMASGEVIGCFGLTEPDHGSDPGSMRTYAKKDGADWVLNGRKMWITNGSVAGVAVVWAQTDDGIRGFAVPTDTPGFSAPEIKHKWSLRASVTSELVMDDVRLPADAVLPEVTGLKGPLSCLSHARYGIVWGAMGAARSSFEAAVDYARTREQFGRPIGGFQLTQAKLADMAVELHKGILLAHHLGRRMDAGRLRPEQVSFGKLNNVREAIDICRTARTILGANGISLEYPVMRHATNLESVLTYEGTVEMHQLVLGKALTGIDAFR
- a CDS encoding DUF5685 family protein; the protein is MFGIVRPCRHRLGEKFTAQWTAHLCGLCLALRGDHGQLARIVTNYDGLLVSVLTEAQSDVGGAKRRTAGPCPLRGMRTASVAHGEGARLAAAVSLILASAKVRDHVADGDGLLARRPVAVAARRVAASWDRAGARTGSDLGFDTAVLVDAVDRQTGIETLAGYGTPILTVTEPTETATAAAFAHTAVLAGRPGNAAPLAEAGRLFGRLAHLLDAVEDREADAASGAWNPLTATGTPLEEARRLADDAVHGIRLALSEAEFTDGGLAHRLLVHELPDSVRRAFGTPSCAHGSHPYAPPGAPGAPTPPEPPRRDRRGLLAGCAVWLGLACTCQMCCGTYEDPWTRERKEGCANNCDCDCCECCDCCNCCGEDGGCGGCDCGCDC
- a CDS encoding phosphatase PAP2 family protein is translated as MRTERSHTRLDRVFARLDREPERPAHVGMPRMSRHRMVLLGATLAFYGAIVWAVVVTSWLVRLDWQVMFFRPYQQWPELHAFVDYYVVLGQRGPTAVMVAAWLGWRSWRQHTLRPLLALGASLLLLNITVGAAKYGMGRLGPHYATEIGSNEMWLGGDIFPSGHTANAVVTWGILAYLASTPRARRWLSALSAVTSLGVGMSTVYIGTHWLSDVLLGWVAGLLILLALPWFEPVITWAEARILAVRDRLRDRRRTPARVPAPAGRPVVLRPLAERAETTAHETVPAGRAARSPVYLAPGPHTSRAERSPVTPAGSRRPQHTERHPRGTTPAPRP
- a CDS encoding S1 family peptidase, with the translated sequence MRIKRTTPRSGITRRTRLIAVSTGLVAAAAIAIPSANAADTPTTFSSSALKSASSSVLKADIPGTAWAVDSKTNRVVVTVDSTVSQAEINKIKQQAGDNAEAITVKRTPGQFTKLIQGGDAIYASSWRCSLGFNVRSSSGVEYFLTAGHCTDGAGTWYSNSARTTAIGTTAGSSFPGNDYGIVRYTGSVSRPGTANGVDITRAATPSVGTTVIRDGSTTGTHSGRVTALNATVNYGGGDIVSGLIQTTVCAEPGDSGGALYGSNGTAYGLTSGGSGNCSSGGTTFFQPVTEALSAYGVSVY
- a CDS encoding S1 family peptidase; translated protein: MAGAGIAALAAGAVTFQTANASEVPAGAAPRTLSVQAAGNLASTLLQDLGTDAAGTYYDAKTKSLVVNVLDETAAEAVTSAGAQARVVANSLADLRSARTTLQQDATIPGTSWVTDPVSNRVVVTADRTVSEAEWAKLTQVVEGLGAKAELKRTKGEYKPFVAGGDAITGNGGRCSLGFNVTKGGEPHFLTAGHCTEGISTWSDSSGNVIGENAASSFPGDDYGLVKYTADVAHPSEVNLYDGSSQSISGAAEATVGMQVTRSGSTTQVHSGTVTGLDATVNYGNGDIVNGLIQTDVCAEPGDSGGSLFSGSSAVGLTSGGSGDCSSGGETFFQPVTEALSATGTQIG
- a CDS encoding glycosyltransferase family 39 protein, which translates into the protein MNDLETRAAVARPGALRRAAPALLGYAAVRALGLVVLALWSEARGKSAYTLLTARWDSLWYTRVAELGYGYEVRLPNGDVHSNLAFFPLLPWLERLAAAVSPLSYADGGFVVSLLASLAAAWGIFAVADHVYGRRAGVCAVLLWAVLPVGIVQSMAYSESLFTALAAWALYAVLTGRWVTAGVLAGLAGLTRPVGLAVVAAVWAAGVVAFLRERGGPAPDGTSFVGGGSALPGDGAREDARAGTPAASPRTGAPGGAPDGPGAPGVRLRRVAGMLLAPLGAAGYVLWVGHRTGNGLLGYLDVQAGWRNGFDGGYAFARFAAARFTSFPSALAGVALLAGVGLVVWLYVLCVRQRQPLPLLVYAGVVTALALCASSYFGSKPRLLMPAFPLLLPLALLLARARTHRLVRVVGAVAAASAVYGAFWLNGSGPP